A single Salmo trutta chromosome 14, fSalTru1.1, whole genome shotgun sequence DNA region contains:
- the LOC115207149 gene encoding nanos homolog 3-like, protein MNAMICQLQDLPPYMESENKSFQPWRDYMKLADLVREMQLGKFTPEPLTVDGHDSGICSTMVEFEEFPPRALLSPITPVASPPLWHEMEPLDSEIVLLHEDAPLWPSSTEGPEPPTAASRSPAGTRGQSGRNTPEEVPSPERKFCSFCKYNGQSESVYSSHSLKDQDGDMMCLYLRLYVCPLCGVTGAQAATKHHCPLVETTYSSVYVMSSGVKYFGEILESTT, encoded by the coding sequence ATGAACGCTATGATTTGTCAACTCCAAGACCTACCGCCTTACATGGAGTCCGAAAACAAGAGTTTCCAACCGTGGCGTGACTACATGAAGCTAGCTGACCTAGTGCGGGAGATGCAGTTAGGCAAGTTCACCCCAGAACCGTTAACCGTTGACGGTCATGACTCCGGGATATGCTCGACCATGGTGGAATTTGAAGAGTTCCCGCCGCGAGCCTTGCTGTCACCGATAACACCTGTGGCGTCACCACCACTATGGCACGAAATGGAACCCCTGGATTCCGAAATCGTCCTCTTGCATGAAGACGCTCCTTTATGGCCGAGCAGCACCGAGGGTCCCGAGCCCCCTACAGCAGCGTCCAGATCCCCCGCGGGCACCCGGGGCCAGAGTGGGAGAAACACGCCGGAGGAGGTGCCATCACCTGAGCGAAAGTTCTGCAGCTTCTGCAAATACAACGGGCAGTCTGAGTCTGTGTATTCGTCCCACAGCCTCAAGGACCAGGATGGGGACATGATGTGCCTGTACCTGCGGCTGTATGTCTGCCCTCTCTGCGGGGTCACCGGGGCCCAAGCCGCCACCAAGCACCATTGTCCCCTGGTCGAAACCACCTACAGCTCTGTCTATGTCatgtccagtggtgtaaagtactttggtgaaatacttgaaagtactacttaa